The Acetivibrio saccincola genome window below encodes:
- the murD gene encoding UDP-N-acetylmuramoyl-L-alanine--D-glutamate ligase yields MNNKLNEFKTYIKNKKVAVLGIGVSNIPLIKYLYSLGVDVTAFDKCCKDDLCCVIDQFKGLDIKYSLGDGYLKNLKGFDVIFRTPGMRYDLPEILSAKEEGAEITSEMEVFFDVCPARIFAVTGSDGKTTTSTLIYKILKKQGYNCWLGGNIGTPLLSKIDEIKETDMVVLELSSFQLHTMTKSPDVAVVTNLSPNHLDFHKSMDEYVDAKKNIFNFQCEEDKLILNYDNDITREFKKEAKGKVLYFSRQQEPDKGAGLKNSCIFYKDGDREIEVVNTKSISIPGVHNIENYMAAICAVIDYVDVKTIQKVAKEFKGVEHRLEFVGEKNGILFYNDSIASSPSRTIAGLLSFDRKVILIAGGYDKNIPYDEMGPHIAKRVKSMFLIGQTADKIHNSLKDEINRTGRGKDIFVCKCETLEEAVKKAYDSAFCGDIILMSPASASFDMFKNFDERGKKFKGIVKDILNT; encoded by the coding sequence TTGAATAATAAGCTAAATGAATTTAAGACATACATAAAAAATAAAAAGGTTGCTGTATTAGGGATTGGAGTTAGTAACATACCGTTAATTAAATACTTATACAGTCTGGGTGTAGATGTAACAGCTTTTGATAAATGCTGTAAAGATGATTTATGCTGTGTCATAGACCAGTTTAAGGGTCTGGACATAAAATATAGTTTAGGGGACGGCTATTTAAAAAATTTAAAAGGATTTGATGTTATTTTCAGAACTCCGGGCATGAGATATGATTTACCGGAAATTCTTTCTGCTAAAGAGGAAGGGGCAGAGATTACTTCTGAAATGGAAGTTTTCTTTGATGTATGTCCGGCCCGGATATTTGCTGTTACAGGAAGTGACGGTAAGACTACCACATCTACACTTATATACAAAATTCTTAAAAAACAAGGGTACAACTGCTGGCTGGGGGGCAATATAGGAACGCCCCTTTTAAGCAAAATTGATGAAATAAAAGAGACAGATATGGTGGTTTTAGAACTTAGCAGTTTTCAGCTTCACACAATGACAAAAAGCCCTGATGTGGCAGTAGTTACAAATCTTTCTCCGAATCATCTGGATTTTCATAAATCCATGGATGAATATGTGGATGCTAAGAAAAATATTTTTAATTTTCAGTGTGAAGAAGACAAACTGATTTTAAACTATGACAACGATATAACCAGGGAGTTTAAAAAAGAGGCAAAGGGGAAGGTTTTATATTTTAGCAGGCAACAAGAGCCTGATAAAGGTGCCGGTTTAAAAAACAGCTGTATTTTTTATAAAGACGGGGACAGGGAAATAGAAGTTGTTAATACAAAATCTATTTCAATACCTGGTGTACATAATATTGAAAACTATATGGCGGCAATTTGTGCTGTAATAGATTATGTGGATGTAAAGACAATACAAAAAGTTGCAAAGGAATTTAAGGGTGTAGAACACAGACTAGAGTTTGTTGGAGAAAAAAACGGCATATTGTTTTACAATGACTCCATAGCAAGCAGTCCCTCAAGAACCATTGCAGGCCTTTTGTCTTTTGACCGGAAAGTTATTTTAATTGCAGGGGGCTATGACAAAAATATACCTTATGATGAAATGGGACCACATATTGCAAAGAGAGTCAAATCTATGTTTTTAATCGGACAGACGGCAGATAAAATACATAACTCATTAAAGGATGAAATAAACCGCACAGGAAGAGGAAAAGATATATTTGTATGCAAGTGTGAAACATTAGAAGAGGCTGTAAAAAAAGCATATGATAGTGCTTTCTGCGGTGATATAATTCTAATGTCACCGGCAAGTGCAAGTTTTGATATGTTTAAAAATTTTGATGAAAGAGGAAAAAAGTTCAAGGGAATTGTTAAAGATATTTTAAATACTTAA
- a CDS encoding glutamine--tRNA ligase/YqeY domain fusion protein, giving the protein MTNKENNNLDTSEKKEKISNFIQDIIDKDTEENRYGKRVHTRFPPEPNGYLHIGHAKSICLNYGIAVYNNGKFNLRFDDTNPSKEEVEYVESIIEDVKWLGADWEDRLYYASDYFDRFYECAVQLIKMGKAYVCDLSPEEIREYRGTLTEPGKNSPYRDRSVEENLDLFTRMKNGEFEEGSKVLRAKIDMASPNLNMRDPVIYRIMKVEHHRTGNKWCIYPMYDFAHPLSDSFEGITHSICTLEFEDHRPLYNWFLETLDLECKSRQIEFARLNLTHTVMSKRKLLRLVKEGYVNGWDDPRMPTISGLRRRGYTPSSIREFCSRIGVAKNNSMVDIALLEHCIREELNAKAKRVMAVLDPLKVVIDNYPEDLVEEFEVTNNPEDPEAGKRKVPFSKVVYIERDDFCENPPKKYFRLAPGREVRLMGAYFIKCTDVVKDENTGEILEVHCTYDPESRGGNSPDGRKVRGTIHWVSEKHAVEAEVRLYDHLFSVPDPDSYKDGDFTDLINPDSLKVLKSCKLEPGLKDAKPGDMFQFIRLGYFCVDRVDSTEDAPVFNRTVSLKDTWSKIANKEA; this is encoded by the coding sequence ATGACCAATAAAGAAAACAACAATTTAGACACCTCTGAAAAGAAGGAGAAGATATCTAATTTTATTCAGGATATTATTGATAAAGATACTGAAGAGAACAGATATGGCAAGAGGGTACATACCAGGTTCCCGCCTGAGCCTAACGGGTATCTTCATATCGGGCATGCTAAATCAATTTGCTTAAACTACGGTATAGCTGTATATAATAATGGTAAATTTAATTTAAGATTTGATGATACCAATCCTAGCAAAGAAGAAGTTGAATATGTGGAATCTATAATTGAAGATGTGAAATGGCTTGGAGCTGATTGGGAAGACAGACTGTACTATGCCTCAGATTATTTTGACAGGTTTTATGAATGTGCTGTACAGCTGATAAAAATGGGCAAGGCGTATGTTTGTGATTTAAGCCCTGAAGAAATTAGGGAGTACAGGGGTACATTAACTGAGCCTGGGAAAAACAGCCCGTACAGAGACCGTTCTGTAGAGGAAAACTTAGACCTGTTTACCAGAATGAAAAATGGTGAATTTGAAGAAGGTTCCAAAGTTTTAAGGGCAAAAATAGATATGGCATCCCCAAACCTTAATATGAGGGATCCTGTTATTTACAGAATAATGAAAGTGGAACATCACAGGACAGGGAATAAGTGGTGCATATATCCAATGTATGATTTTGCACATCCCCTTTCTGACTCCTTTGAGGGTATTACCCATTCTATTTGTACACTGGAGTTTGAGGATCACAGACCTTTGTACAACTGGTTTTTGGAGACACTGGATTTAGAGTGCAAATCAAGACAGATTGAGTTTGCAAGGCTTAATCTAACTCACACTGTAATGAGCAAGAGAAAGCTTTTAAGGCTTGTTAAAGAGGGTTATGTAAATGGGTGGGACGACCCTAGGATGCCTACAATATCAGGTCTTAGAAGAAGAGGCTATACCCCTTCTTCAATAAGGGAGTTTTGTTCCAGAATTGGTGTTGCAAAAAACAACAGTATGGTGGATATAGCTCTTTTGGAGCATTGTATAAGAGAAGAATTAAATGCAAAAGCAAAAAGGGTTATGGCTGTTTTAGACCCTCTAAAAGTGGTTATAGACAACTATCCTGAAGATTTGGTGGAAGAATTTGAAGTTACCAATAATCCTGAGGACCCTGAGGCAGGAAAAAGAAAAGTTCCTTTTTCAAAGGTTGTGTATATAGAGAGGGATGATTTTTGTGAGAATCCGCCAAAGAAGTATTTCAGGCTGGCTCCAGGAAGGGAAGTAAGGTTAATGGGTGCCTACTTTATAAAGTGTACTGATGTGGTGAAGGATGAAAACACAGGGGAAATACTGGAGGTACACTGCACTTACGATCCTGAATCAAGGGGCGGTAATTCACCTGATGGAAGAAAAGTAAGGGGAACAATACACTGGGTGTCTGAAAAGCACGCTGTGGAAGCAGAAGTCCGCTTATATGACCACCTGTTTAGTGTTCCTGACCCGGATTCATATAAAGACGGGGATTTTACAGATTTAATTAATCCGGATTCACTTAAAGTGCTAAAATCCTGTAAACTTGAACCTGGGCTTAAAGATGCAAAACCGGGGGATATGTTCCAGTTTATAAGATTGGGGTATTTTTGCGTTGACAGGGTGGATTCAACGGAGGATGCACCGGTATTTAACAGAACGGTGTCATTGAAAGATACATGGTCAAAAATTGCCAATAAAGAAGCATAA
- a CDS encoding M42 family metallopeptidase yields MDYTNILKDISTYPGISGREESFSKYIKGIFDKYCDETIIDSFYNVIGIKKGSSEKSKKIMIAAHLDEIGMVVTGIEKKGFLRFSNIGGIDPKILLAQEVVVHGKKDIIGVIGAKPPHLLKDTDAKKAVKIQDLSIDTGLSEEEVKEYISIGDFVTFKAEPFLLKNKKISSKSLDNRGGVAVLIDIMEKLKKIQHECDVYFVATSQEEVGLRGATVAAYNIRPDVAVVIDACHGAIPEMAKDLVFKLGKGPAIAVGPNLHGDLTKKLIDIAKEENIPYQIEPSPGNTGTDAWAIQVSRSGIPTVLVSVPLKYMHTTVETLHLNDIKYSGKLVLKFILSIEGEIGGILCC; encoded by the coding sequence GTGGACTACACAAATATATTAAAAGATATAAGTACTTATCCTGGTATTTCGGGAAGAGAAGAGAGTTTTTCAAAATATATAAAAGGAATATTTGATAAGTACTGTGATGAAACTATAATTGACAGCTTTTATAATGTTATCGGGATAAAAAAAGGGTCTTCTGAAAAAAGCAAAAAAATCATGATTGCAGCCCATTTAGATGAAATAGGTATGGTGGTAACCGGCATTGAGAAAAAGGGATTTTTAAGGTTTTCAAATATAGGGGGAATTGACCCTAAAATTCTTTTAGCCCAGGAAGTTGTAGTGCATGGAAAGAAAGATATAATCGGCGTTATTGGTGCAAAGCCTCCCCATCTGCTAAAGGATACAGATGCCAAAAAGGCGGTTAAAATACAGGATCTTTCCATAGATACCGGACTTTCAGAAGAGGAAGTTAAAGAGTATATATCAATCGGGGATTTTGTAACATTTAAAGCAGAGCCTTTTTTGCTAAAAAACAAAAAAATAAGTTCCAAATCCCTTGATAACCGTGGGGGAGTGGCGGTTTTAATTGATATTATGGAAAAGCTTAAAAAAATTCAACATGAATGCGATGTGTATTTTGTTGCCACATCCCAGGAAGAAGTAGGGCTTAGGGGAGCTACTGTGGCAGCATATAATATAAGACCTGATGTTGCAGTTGTTATTGATGCATGCCATGGTGCTATTCCGGAAATGGCAAAGGACTTGGTTTTTAAACTTGGAAAGGGACCTGCCATTGCCGTAGGACCTAATTTACATGGAGATCTTACAAAAAAGTTAATTGACATTGCAAAAGAAGAAAACATTCCTTATCAAATTGAGCCATCCCCAGGAAATACAGGTACTGATGCGTGGGCTATACAGGTTTCAAGATCCGGCATTCCAACGGTTTTAGTGTCTGTACCCCTTAAATATATGCACACAACTGTGGAAACTCTCCATTTAAATGATATAAAGTATTCAGGAAAACTTGTTTTAAAATTTATTTTATCCATTGAAGGTGAGATAGGGGGGATATTATGTTGTTAA
- a CDS encoding flavodoxin family protein → MLVVGLNGSPRKNGSTKFLLDTVLNKVKELGAETVVYDVQELLNSAKHSFCVVCSSPCSGICYKDSKLEEAFEVMKKADAIVFGSPSYFGTVSGQLKAFFDKTRKLRGEKALYNKVGAGVTVGGSKYGGQETTIRALHDIMLVHGMTIVGDGYFEDDCGHHGVCAHNPAENDEFAVKRAEILAKRIFDICNKLEKNK, encoded by the coding sequence TTGTTAGTTGTAGGTCTTAACGGAAGTCCGAGAAAAAACGGCAGCACAAAGTTTTTACTTGACACTGTCCTTAACAAAGTAAAAGAATTGGGGGCAGAAACAGTTGTCTACGATGTACAGGAACTTTTAAACAGTGCAAAGCACAGTTTTTGTGTTGTCTGCAGTTCGCCATGTTCCGGCATATGCTATAAGGATTCAAAGCTTGAAGAGGCTTTTGAAGTAATGAAAAAGGCTGATGCCATTGTATTTGGAAGTCCCTCTTATTTTGGAACTGTAAGTGGGCAATTGAAAGCCTTTTTTGACAAGACGAGAAAGCTTAGGGGAGAAAAGGCCCTTTACAACAAAGTGGGGGCAGGAGTTACAGTAGGCGGTTCAAAATATGGCGGGCAGGAAACAACTATAAGAGCACTTCATGATATTATGCTTGTCCATGGGATGACCATTGTAGGGGACGGGTATTTTGAAGATGACTGCGGACATCATGGTGTATGTGCCCACAACCCTGCGGAAAATGACGAGTTTGCAGTAAAGAGGGCAGAAATACTGGCAAAAAGAATATTTGATATTTGCAATAAATTAGAAAAAAATAAATAA
- a CDS encoding M42 family metallopeptidase, with amino-acid sequence MLLKELTELYGVSGNEKEVREFIKSKAEKYSDEIKVDSMGNLVCVKKGNNAKHKLMISAHMDEVGFMITGYGDGGVLKFATVGGIDSRILLGKRLVVGDKKLPGVIGGKPIHLQSAAERKSNINIKNMYIDIGADTKEEAEKLISVGEYAAFYSSYTNLGKDVIKAKALDDRVGCAILLDILKDEKYNNFDLYACFTVQEEVGLRGAEVLSYSINPDIALVVEGTTCSDVLDVEEHQQSTILGGGAALTIMDRGAYSNKKLVEFLYTNGKKNNIPVQYKTTTTGGNDAGKIQTAKGGVVVASVSVPCRYIHSPVSLMSKNDFDSCYKLVKMALDEFDKNPGLIDSFK; translated from the coding sequence ATGTTGTTAAAAGAATTAACGGAACTTTATGGAGTATCTGGAAATGAGAAAGAAGTAAGGGAGTTTATTAAATCAAAGGCAGAAAAGTATTCAGATGAAATAAAAGTTGACTCTATGGGGAATTTGGTATGTGTAAAAAAAGGCAATAATGCTAAACATAAGCTTATGATTTCTGCACATATGGACGAAGTTGGATTTATGATAACAGGATATGGGGATGGCGGGGTTTTAAAATTTGCCACTGTGGGAGGTATTGACAGCAGGATACTTTTGGGAAAAAGGCTTGTTGTAGGAGATAAAAAGCTTCCCGGGGTAATAGGTGGAAAGCCCATTCATCTTCAAAGTGCGGCAGAAAGAAAGAGTAATATTAATATAAAAAATATGTATATAGATATTGGGGCAGATACCAAGGAAGAGGCGGAAAAGCTGATTTCAGTGGGAGAGTATGCGGCATTTTACAGCAGCTATACCAATCTCGGCAAAGATGTAATTAAAGCAAAAGCCTTAGATGACAGGGTTGGATGTGCTATTTTACTTGACATACTAAAGGATGAAAAATACAATAATTTTGACCTTTATGCCTGTTTTACAGTTCAGGAAGAGGTGGGGCTAAGGGGTGCAGAAGTGTTGTCCTACAGCATAAATCCGGACATTGCTTTAGTTGTGGAAGGAACCACCTGTTCAGATGTTTTAGATGTGGAAGAACACCAGCAGTCAACTATATTAGGCGGTGGCGCCGCCCTTACAATTATGGACAGGGGGGCATATTCCAATAAAAAGCTGGTGGAATTTTTGTACACCAACGGAAAGAAGAACAATATACCGGTACAGTATAAAACAACCACTACAGGAGGAAATGATGCAGGAAAGATTCAAACTGCAAAGGGAGGGGTTGTGGTAGCTTCTGTTTCCGTTCCATGCAGATACATTCATTCTCCTGTTTCTTTAATGAGTAAAAATGATTTTGACAGCTGCTATAAATTAGTGAAAATGGCTTTAGATGAGTTTGATAAAAATCCTGGACTTATTGACTCATTTAAATAA
- a CDS encoding M42 family metallopeptidase, with protein MFDLLKKLTQITGVSGNEEEIRNVIIEEIKDKVDEITVDTLGNLIAVKKGSGKRIMVAAHMDEIGVIATYIDDNGFIRFSNIGGVSKYNAIGQKVKFGNGTIGAVYYEEKIDDIKNLDLSKMYIDIGAKDREEALKSVNIGDVACFVGDAVRQGDMIISKALDDRCGCAVVIQAIKNMKETENEIYFVFTVQEELGLRGAKTAAYQIKPDLAIAVDVTATGDTPKCRPMEVKCGNGPAIKIKDRSIICHPKVKNLLEKAANKINIPYQFEILEFGGTDSGAIHISAGGVPSGVISIPCRYVHSPVETASLTDIENAVKLLVESLCYVEND; from the coding sequence ATGTTTGATTTATTAAAAAAACTGACACAAATAACAGGTGTATCCGGAAATGAAGAAGAGATAAGAAATGTCATAATAGAAGAAATAAAAGATAAAGTGGATGAAATAACTGTTGATACTTTAGGAAACCTTATAGCTGTAAAAAAGGGAAGCGGGAAAAGAATCATGGTTGCAGCGCATATGGATGAAATTGGTGTTATAGCAACCTATATAGACGACAATGGATTTATAAGATTTTCTAATATAGGCGGGGTGTCAAAATACAATGCAATAGGACAAAAGGTGAAGTTTGGCAACGGTACAATAGGCGCTGTTTACTATGAAGAGAAAATAGATGACATTAAAAATTTAGATTTGTCAAAAATGTATATAGATATAGGGGCAAAAGACAGGGAAGAAGCGTTAAAAAGCGTCAATATAGGAGATGTGGCATGTTTTGTAGGTGATGCAGTAAGGCAGGGGGATATGATTATATCAAAAGCATTAGACGACAGATGCGGATGTGCAGTGGTTATACAAGCTATAAAAAATATGAAGGAAACTGAAAATGAAATATATTTTGTGTTTACCGTGCAAGAAGAACTAGGTCTTAGGGGGGCTAAAACAGCAGCTTACCAGATTAAGCCGGATTTAGCCATTGCTGTTGATGTTACTGCAACAGGTGATACTCCAAAATGCCGTCCTATGGAAGTAAAGTGTGGGAATGGTCCTGCTATAAAAATAAAAGACAGATCTATAATTTGCCACCCTAAAGTGAAAAATTTATTGGAAAAGGCGGCAAACAAAATAAATATTCCCTATCAATTTGAGATACTTGAATTTGGGGGAACTGACTCAGGGGCTATTCATATATCCGCGGGAGGAGTTCCTTCAGGTGTCATTTCAATACCCTGCAGGTACGTGCACAGCCCTGTTGAGACGGCAAGTTTGACGGATATAGAAAATGCAGTTAAACTATTAGTAGAAAGTTTATGTTATGTAGAAAATGATTAA
- the trpC gene encoding indole-3-glycerol phosphate synthase TrpC: MILDKIVNEKRVQLKKEMSEISIEGWKERISRPGLHKTIDFYSALKRENEISIIAEVKKASPSKGIIKEDFDPIKIARKYSEGDVQAISVLTEKNFFLGDDSYLVKIRQSVTLPILRKDFIIDLWQVYQSRYLGADAILLIVSVLSDEELKKFQVVAEILGMQCLVEVHDREELERALESGAKIIGINNRNLKTFEVDLKTTEKLMNYIPHDRLVVSESGIKTHEDMKYLKDLGVNAVLIGETFMRAESIDEKIKELRMVSV, from the coding sequence ATGATATTAGATAAAATTGTTAATGAAAAAAGAGTGCAGCTTAAAAAAGAGATGAGTGAAATTTCTATAGAGGGTTGGAAAGAAAGGATTTCAAGACCGGGTCTTCATAAAACCATAGATTTTTACAGTGCATTAAAAAGAGAAAATGAAATCTCTATAATAGCTGAGGTTAAAAAAGCTTCCCCTTCAAAGGGTATTATAAAAGAGGATTTTGACCCTATAAAAATTGCCAGAAAATATAGTGAAGGGGATGTACAGGCAATATCTGTCCTTACAGAAAAAAACTTTTTTCTAGGTGATGACAGCTATCTTGTAAAAATAAGGCAGTCTGTCACCCTGCCTATTTTGAGAAAGGATTTTATAATAGATTTGTGGCAGGTTTACCAGTCAAGATACTTAGGTGCAGATGCCATACTTTTGATAGTGTCTGTATTAAGCGATGAGGAACTGAAGAAATTCCAGGTTGTGGCGGAGATACTTGGAATGCAGTGTTTAGTTGAGGTACACGACAGGGAAGAGCTTGAAAGGGCTTTAGAGTCGGGGGCAAAAATAATTGGCATCAACAACAGAAATTTAAAAACATTTGAAGTGGATTTAAAAACCACGGAAAAATTAATGAACTATATACCTCATGACAGGCTGGTTGTAAGTGAAAGCGGTATAAAAACTCATGAGGATATGAAGTATTTGAAGGATTTGGGAGTTAATGCAGTTTTAATTGGTGAAACATTTATGAGAGCCGAATCTATAGATGAAAAAATAAAAGAACTTAGAATGGTGAGTGTATGA
- the trpD gene encoding anthranilate phosphoribosyltransferase — protein sequence MLKEAIAKLVEGKNLNEEEAISSLDCIMSGKATDAQIGSFITALRIKGETIEEITGCAKVMREKAYRINPEVGYYIDTCGTGGDGSNTFNISTATAFVAAAGGVAVAKHGNRSVSSRSGSADVLESLGINIEIPPEMVKDCIEKVGIGFMFAPHFHKSMRYAAGPRKELGIRTIFNILGPLTNPANAKGQVLGVFDERLTEPVANVLLNLGVEKAMVIHGLDGMDEITTTTRTKVSEVRDGSIINYYIDPEEYGFSLAEKEELIGGDAKENADIIYSIFNGEKGKKRDIILLNSAAALYVGKVAKTIKEGIEMAAEIIDSKKAMEKVYELKNYLDLNYFNCKVALNG from the coding sequence ATGTTAAAAGAGGCAATAGCAAAATTAGTTGAGGGGAAAAATTTAAATGAGGAGGAAGCAATAAGCTCCTTAGACTGTATTATGAGCGGCAAGGCAACTGATGCACAAATAGGAAGTTTTATTACAGCCCTTAGGATTAAAGGCGAGACCATAGAGGAAATTACCGGGTGTGCAAAAGTGATGAGGGAAAAGGCTTACAGAATAAATCCGGAAGTTGGTTACTATATCGATACCTGCGGTACCGGCGGTGATGGTTCAAATACTTTTAACATATCCACGGCAACGGCTTTTGTGGCAGCTGCAGGAGGAGTTGCCGTTGCAAAACACGGGAACAGGTCTGTGTCCAGCAGAAGCGGTAGTGCAGATGTTTTAGAGAGCTTGGGTATAAATATAGAAATTCCGCCGGAGATGGTAAAAGATTGTATCGAAAAAGTAGGAATAGGATTTATGTTTGCACCTCATTTTCATAAATCCATGAGGTATGCAGCAGGGCCTAGAAAAGAACTGGGTATAAGGACAATATTCAATATATTAGGACCATTGACAAATCCAGCCAATGCAAAGGGGCAGGTACTGGGTGTTTTTGATGAAAGGCTTACAGAGCCGGTGGCAAATGTTCTTTTAAATCTTGGTGTGGAAAAAGCAATGGTTATACATGGGTTGGACGGTATGGATGAAATAACTACAACCACCAGGACAAAAGTATCAGAAGTAAGGGACGGCAGCATTATAAATTACTATATAGATCCTGAGGAGTACGGTTTTTCATTGGCTGAAAAGGAAGAACTTATAGGCGGGGATGCAAAGGAAAACGCAGATATTATATATTCTATATTTAATGGTGAGAAGGGTAAAAAGAGAGATATTATACTTTTAAATTCAGCAGCGGCACTATATGTTGGAAAAGTTGCAAAAACCATTAAAGAGGGAATAGAGATGGCTGCTGAAATAATTGATTCTAAAAAAGCAATGGAAAAAGTATATGAATTAAAAAATTATTTGGATTTAAATTATTTTAACTGCAAAGTTGCGTTAAATGGATAG
- the trpE gene encoding anthranilate synthase component I, which translates to MLYPSLEEVKKLAKNHNVIPVSMEVYADMETPISLFKRFENSKYCFLLESVEGGEKWARYSIIGKNPFLIVKSYKDSTIIQDKNGAVKEEKGNPVEIIRELMNKYKGADIPDLPRFNGGAVGFFGYDLIRYYENLPNVPEDDLELPECHFLFTDEVLVFDHLKQKIHIIVNLHVGGNIERDYNSAADRIKSIYKEILDTRWKVFDDFIPSFDKDSVKEPKTLKYTSNISKELFCRNVLKAKEYISRGEVSQVVLSRRLCVETEEHPFNVYRVLRVINPSPYMYYLKFDDYKIVGSSPEMLARVEDGIVETCPIAGTRKRGKTKEEDEQLEKELLSDKKELSEHVMLVDLGISDVKKVAKEGTVKTNSLMHIEKYSHVMHIVSNITGELREDKTAFDALMSIMPAGTLSGAPKVRAMEIIYELENVKRGPYGGAIGYLSFNGNLDSCITIRTIIFKDGKAYIQAGAGIVADSVPENEYQETINKLGALLKALEETGEFYSDYKGLKKLQLAGN; encoded by the coding sequence ATGTTGTATCCAAGTCTTGAAGAGGTTAAAAAATTAGCCAAAAATCACAATGTAATCCCTGTTTCCATGGAGGTTTATGCTGATATGGAAACGCCAATAAGTCTTTTCAAAAGATTTGAAAACAGCAAGTACTGTTTTTTACTAGAGAGCGTTGAGGGGGGAGAAAAGTGGGCACGTTACTCCATTATTGGCAAAAATCCCTTCTTAATAGTTAAAAGCTATAAAGACAGCACAATTATCCAAGATAAAAATGGTGCTGTAAAAGAGGAAAAGGGCAACCCTGTTGAAATTATAAGAGAGCTTATGAATAAATATAAGGGTGCAGATATTCCTGATTTGCCAAGGTTTAATGGAGGAGCAGTGGGCTTTTTCGGGTATGACCTTATAAGGTACTATGAAAACCTCCCAAACGTCCCGGAAGATGATTTAGAACTTCCGGAGTGCCATTTTCTCTTTACAGATGAAGTTTTGGTTTTTGACCATCTTAAGCAGAAGATTCACATAATTGTAAATTTACATGTGGGAGGAAATATAGAAAGGGATTACAATAGTGCAGCTGATAGAATAAAGAGCATTTATAAAGAAATTCTTGATACAAGATGGAAGGTATTTGATGATTTCATTCCAAGTTTTGATAAAGACTCTGTCAAGGAACCTAAGACTTTAAAGTATACATCCAATATATCAAAAGAGTTGTTTTGCCGGAATGTATTAAAGGCAAAAGAGTATATTAGCAGAGGGGAAGTTTCCCAGGTTGTACTTTCCCGGCGTTTGTGTGTGGAGACAGAAGAGCACCCTTTTAATGTGTACAGGGTTTTGAGAGTTATAAATCCTTCACCTTACATGTATTATCTGAAGTTTGACGATTACAAAATAGTAGGGTCATCCCCTGAAATGCTTGCAAGGGTAGAGGATGGTATTGTTGAAACCTGCCCTATTGCAGGAACGCGGAAAAGGGGAAAGACAAAGGAAGAGGATGAACAGCTTGAAAAGGAACTTTTATCAGATAAAAAAGAACTGTCAGAGCATGTTATGCTGGTGGACTTAGGAATTAGTGATGTTAAAAAGGTTGCTAAAGAAGGTACGGTAAAAACAAACAGCTTAATGCATATAGAAAAATACTCCCATGTAATGCATATAGTTTCCAATATTACAGGGGAACTTAGGGAGGACAAAACTGCATTTGATGCCCTTATGTCCATTATGCCGGCAGGTACCCTGTCAGGTGCTCCAAAGGTAAGGGCTATGGAAATTATATATGAGCTTGAAAATGTAAAAAGGGGACCTTATGGCGGGGCTATAGGATATCTTAGCTTTAACGGAAACTTAGACAGCTGTATAACCATAAGGACCATTATATTTAAAGACGGGAAGGCTTATATCCAGGCGGGAGCCGGTATAGTTGCAGATTCAGTCCCGGAAAATGAATACCAGGAAACTATAAATAAATTAGGTGCACTTTTAAAAGCTCTGGAGGAAACAGGGGAATTTTATTCTGACTATAAAGGCTTAAAAAAATTACAGCTTGCAGGAAATTAA